The following is a genomic window from Geoalkalibacter halelectricus.
ATCTCGAACAGCAGGAAAATGGCGGTCATGGGCGCATGGGTGGCCGCCGAGAGAAAGGCGCCCATGCCAACCAGGGCAAAGGCCCCGGGCGAGACGTTGAGGGCCGGAAAAAACATCTGCACCAATTTGCCGAAGGCCCCGCCGGTGACCGCGCCGATGTAGAGGGCCGGGGCGAACAGGCCGCCGGGCAGGCCCGAACCCAGGGTGATGGAGGTCGCCAGGGCCTTCATCAGCACCAGGGCGGCGAGCAGGTACCAGACGCCGTCGCCGTGCAGCACCCGCTCCATGAAATGGTAGCCGTTGCCGAACACCTGGGGGAAACCGATGCCGAGCAGCCCCACCAGCAGCCCGCCGAACACCGGCTTGGCCAGGCGATGCATGCGCAGCCGATCAAAGGCGTCCTTGACGCGGCCGTGCAACTCGATGAAGCCCGCCGCGAGTACGCCGACGATCATGCCTAGGGCGACGTAGAAGAGCAGCTCCCAGTGACTGCCCAGGGAATACAGGGGCACGGCAAAAGCGGGAATGTTGCCGAGCAGCGCGCGCGACACCACGGTGCTCATGCCGCTTGCGACCACGATGTAGGTGAAGCTCGACAATTGAAAGGACGACAGCAGCACGATCTCCGCGGCAAAGAACACCCCGGCGATGGGCGCGTTGAAGGTCGCCGCCACCCCGCCCGACACACCGCAGGCCACCAGCACCTTGAGATGATCGCCGCTAACGCGAAAGGCCTGGCCGAACTGGCTGCCCACCGCCCCGCCGATCTGGGCGATGGGCCCCTCCTGGCCGGCCGAGCCGCCGGTGCCGATGGTGATGGCCGAGGCCGCGCCGCGGGTGAAGATGGTGCGCAGGGGAATTTTCGCACCGCGCAGGTTGACGTGCTCGAGAAAGCGCGCAAAGCCGTAGCGCATGTCCTTGGCGAAAAAAATCCCGAAGGGGATCAGCAACAGGCCGCCGATGACCGGAAAGACGAACACCAGCAGCCGCCCCCAGCTCCATTCATCATGGCTCGCACCAAGCAGGAGGAAGCCGCGCTCCAGGACCGCCCATTCGAAAAACTCGATGGTCATGCGGAAGGCGTAGTTGCACAGCCCCGAAAGCAGGCCGATGATCACCGCCATGACCAGCATGAAGGTGTTTTCGCTGATGCGAAAGCGGCGCTGCCAGGCAGTGATCGCCTGGCGCAGCCATCCGGATAGGGTCTTGGACAGGGAGGAAAATGAAGGGCTCACGGGCTCGGAGTCGGGGCGTCGCCGCAACGGCGCCTAAAGAGGGGTTCGGGTCGGGAATTCTTCACAATTTGGGCGCGACCAGGCAAAGAACCGGAAAATTAATCCAAAAAGTCATGCTATTGTCTTTAAGCAGTGAAATCAACCCGAAAATCCCCCGTGGAGCCTGTTCATTGGCGGCATTGCCAGACACCTGAGGAATCAGCGGTTGACAGCCCTGGCCATGGCGGGGTATCAACGGCATTGGAATCAACCAACAAACCTTTTATTTCTCTACCGGGAGCCATCATGCGCCGTTTCGCCGCTGCCTTGCTGCTGATATTGAGTTCCTGGTTCTTCGGGGGCTGCGGTGAAAGCGACGACCCGACGGCGCCCAACACCTTCACGCCCCTCACCGCCATCGAGATTTCCGCGCCGCTCACCCGTCTCGCCCAGGGCACTTCCACGCCCCTGAGGGCCACCGGCAATTTTTCCGGTCGCTTCAATCGCGACATCACCGCCGACGTGCTCTGGTCCTCCGACAATCCAGAGGTGGCCGAGGTCAGCAATCAATCCCCTACGCGCGGCCGAGTGACCGCACTGACCCCCGGCAGTGTCCTGATCCGCGCCGAGCTTGACGGCATCAGCGAAACCATTGAGATCTCAGTGACCGATGATCCCATCACCGGCCTGGTGATTGAGCCGGACCAGGTCGAAGTGCCCCAAGGACTCAGCAGACAACTTAAAGCGGTTGGCTCCTTTGCCGGCGGCGACCAGGATCTGACCTTTGATGTCGTCTGGTCATCCCAGAATTCAGCCGTCGCCGAGGTTTCCAACGCTCTTGATGCCAAGGGTCTGTTGCGGGGCATAGCCCCCGGAGATACCCAGGTCAGCGCCGCTTTCGACGGGACCGAAGCGACGCTTGCGGTGACGGTGACGGAAGCACAGCTCCAAAGCCTGCGGATCGCACCCACTGATCCGACCCTGGCCAATCTGGTCATCTTTGATTTTGAGGCCATCGGTACCTTTTCTTCCGGTGAAGAACTCGACCTCACCAACGATGCCCAATGGTCCTCGGGCAACACCGCCACCGCACGCGTCGGCAACACACAGCCGGACAAGGGCCGGGTCACCACCCTCGTCCCCGGTACCACAACCATCACCGCGCGTCTTTCAGACCTCACCGCCGTGAACAATCTCAACGTGGTCGGCTCACCGGCCGTCGGCCTGAGCCTGACCCCCAGCCAGCCGATCTTGGCCCTTGACACCAGCCTGCAAATGGAAGCCCGCGCGTTGCTTCAAACCGGCGGCACCCGGGAGGTTTCGGAACTCGTGACCTGGACCTCATCCTCCCCCAATGTCGCCACTATCAGCAACGCTCCCGGTCAGCGCGGCCTGATTCGGGCGCAGAGTGCCGGCGAAGCGCAAATATTGGCCGTTCTGGGCGAGTTTGAGGTTGATGTGCGCCTTGTGGTCAGTGCCACCAACTTTAGCGCGCTGGAAATTGTTCCCCTCGAAGCCTTGGCGCTGCCCCTCGGTACCTCGCACATGTTCAGTGTGCGTGGGGTTTTTCCCAACGGCACACGGCAGGACATCACCCGCGACGCAACTTGGAGCAGCAGCGCACCCAACATTGCCGAGGTGCGCAACGAGGAGCCCGAAAAAGGCCGGGTGCAAGGGATGGCCGTTGGGGATACGCAGATCCAGGTTGTCTTCGGCAACCTCAATCAACAGCGCAGTCTGAGAGTTGAGAATCTCCATCTGGAAGATTTGAATCTTTCGCCGACCAACCGTCGCCTCACCGCGGGACAAACCCTGCAATTCACCGCAACGGGCCGCTTCAGCGATGGCCTGAACCGTGACCTCACCCGCGACGCGACCTGGTCGAGCAGCCAATCCGATATTGCTGCGATCAGCAACGAACGCGCCTTTCAGGGCCTGGCCCTCGGCCTGAGGCTCGGGCAAACGCTGATCCGAGCCCGATTCAACGACGTTGAAATCGAAACGCCCCTCCTCGTTGACACTGCTCCTTAGGGTTTCACCGCCACACCGCGCCCAACCGCACCAAGGGCCATCAGACCTTAAGCTATCAGGGAAAGGAACACACCATGCCCGCACGCGTTCTCCGCTTGACACTTTTGCTGCTTGTGCTGACGGCTGTGCCCCTTCACGCAGCCGAGGAAGGGTTTTATCTCAGCGCCTGGGGCGGCGGCACCTTGCTCGACGAAGCCAAGGTGCGCGGGCAGCAGGGCAGCTTCAATGTGGATTTCGACGGCGGCACCGCCTTCGGCGCCGCCCTTGGCTACGATTTCGCCGACCGCTACCCGCAGATCGGCCAGGGCCGCATGGAATTGGAATGGAGCTACCGCAGCAACTCCCTCAAGGACGCGCGCTTTACCGACAGTCGACTGGTCGCCGACGGCGATATCACCGTGTGGAGCCTCATGGTCAACAGCTTCGCAGAGTTTCACGGCACCCGCCCCTGGCTGCCCTACATCGGTCTCGGCGGCGGCTATGCGCGCCTCTCCGTGGACAACGCACGCCTCGCCGGCGACCCTCTCGGCGATGACAGTGACGACGTCTTCGCCTACCAATTCGGCGGCGGGCTCGGCTACCAGATCAACAACCAACTCACCCTCGACCTCGGCTACCGCTATTTCGCCACCCTCGACGCCACCCTGCGCCTCGCCGACCAATCCAGCGTCGACTGGAATTATCGCGCCCACACCCTGCTCCTCGGTCTGCGCCTGACTTTCCGCTAGAAGAGCGGCCAGAGAACGCAGACTTCCCCCAATCAAGGGACGTTGTTTCCCCGTCAACTATCTTCCTCCCGACCAACGCTTCTGTTTCAATCTTTCCGGCCCTTAGTAAACAAGGAAACAACGTCCCCCGATTGTGGGACTTTTCAGACTTGAACGGCGTGCTATGGTTTTAGAGTCGCATTCACAGGAGGCTTGCCATGTTTCAATCCGCCGAACTCGGCCATCGCCTGGAAAAGAAAGCCTATGAGGAACAGGTGCCCCGGTTGCGCGAGGCGCTGCTGGAGGCGCAGATGGAGTTGGGAGACAAAGCGCAGTTTCCGGTGATTCTGGTGCTGGCCGGAGTGGAGGGCGCGGGCAAGGGCGAAACTCTTAAGATTCTCAATGAATGGATGGACCCGCGCTTCATCGCCGGCCACGCCCTGGGTCCCCCCAGCGACGAGGAACGCGAACGCCCGCCCATGTGGCGCTACTGGCGTCGGCTGCCGCCCAAGGGCAGGATCGGCATCTTTCTCGGCAGCTGGTACACCCAGCCGATATTGGCCCGTACTTACGAGCGCTGCGGCCATGCCGAGCTCGACCAGGCCATGGACCGCATTCTGCGTTTCGAGCGCATGCTCGCCGATGAGGGCGCGCTGATCCTCAAGGTCTGGCTTCATCTCTCTCAGCAGGCCCAGCGCGAGCGCTTCACCGAGTTGGAAAGCAAAAAAGCCACGCGCTGGCGCGTAACACCCGAGGACTGGCGCCAGCATGAGCACTACGACGCCCTGCGCCGCGCTGCCGAGCACGCCCTGCGTCAAACCAGTACTGCCGACGCGCCCTGGCTGGTGGTGGAGGGCGCCGATCCACGCTATCGCCACCTGGCCGTGGGCCAGGCCCTGCTCGCCGCCCTCCAGCAGCGTCTGGCCGCCGCGCCGCCGGCCCATTCGCGCCAGCCCGCCCCCCCGGCCCTTCCGGCCATCAACGGCCTGACCCTGGTGCAAAGCCTCGACCTTTCCAAGCAATTGGCCAAAAAGGATTATGACCAGCAACTGGAAAAGTACCAGGGCCGCCTCAACCTGCTGCTGCGCAAACGGGCCTTTGCCAAGAAGTCGCTGATCCTGGTCTTCGAGGGCTTCGACGCCGCCGGAAAGGGCGGTGCGATCCGGCGCGTGACCGCGGCCCTCGACGCGCGCCGATATCGGATTTTGCCCATCGCCGCGCCGAGCGACGAGGAACGCGCCCAGCCCTACCTGTGGCGCTTCTGGCGGCACCTGCCGCGCCACGGCCGGGTCGCCATCTTCGATCGCTCCTGGTATGGCCGGGTGCTGGTCGAGCGCGTCGAAGGCTATTGCGAGGTCGCCGACTGGATGCGCGCCTACGGCGAAATCAACGACTTCGAGGAGCAACTGGTGCGCAACGGAGCGATGGTGGCCAAATTCTTTCTCGTTATCGACAAGGATGAGCAACTTAAACGCTTCAAGGCCCGTGAACAGACCAACTTCAAGCGTTTCAAGATCACCGAGGAGGATTGGCGCAACCGCGAGAAATGGGACGATTACGAACAGGCAGTGTGCGACATGGTGGAGCGCACCTCCAGCGAGATCGCGCCCTGGACGCTGATCGAAGCCAACGACAAGCGCTTCGCGCGCGTGAAAGTGCTCAAGACGTTGTGCAAGTTGTTGGAGGAGAAACTCTAAACTCGATCTGAGCGGCCCGTAATTTCAAACAGGCAAGAGCTTGATTTTGACCATTCCGCTAAACAGTCCAAACAACGATGGGCAACCGGACCAGCGTCCGATTGCCCATCGTCATTTACAAAGAGAGTCCGACCCGCAACTCTCAGGCTTATTTATTTTGCTACCAATTTAAGGTTTAGGGCCATACACAATTTCGTACCCTTGGTACCTTTCAGCAATGGGCTCTTCCGTGTACAGCTTGACCTCCCAGGGCCAAATAGCGTTGTAAACCCCGTCCTTGACGGCCCAGATATAATCCTCCGGCTCAAGCCCCAAGCTTCTGCGCTTGATTTCGCCGTTGTCGACATAAAACACTGAGGAGAAGACATGGGACTTTCTGGCACTACGGCCCCCATTACCACCAAAGAATGATGGGTTGTCGTCCCAGTCGTTACCATAAGCCGGCCACCCTGCAGCACCATTGAAAATATCGAGGATGGCGGTGGTGCCGCCGTGACAATTTGCGCACATGTTTTGGCGGGTGTCCTTGAGACGCAGGGTTCCATTGAAAACCTCTGTAGTTGTGCGCAGCAGGTTTGTGTTCGCAAGGCTGCCCCTGCTTCCTACGCCGTGGGCGTTGTGGCAATCAAAGCAAGCCTGACCACCGTGGAAGGACTGTTGCTTGCCCTCGATTTCAAGGTGGATATATTCGCTCAGACGAATATCCATATCCTGCTGATGGTCGCGGCGTCCCTTGCCGTCGGCTGAGACCGCGCGGCTGCCCTCGCCCCAGGCGGGCCGGACATAATCCATGACGTCGGTATAGACATGCTCTCCGAGCACGAAACCGCGATTGTCGTTCGCACCACCGCCAAACATGGTGTTACCGTTGGTCCGGGTGTGGCACTGCTCGCAGACCATCTTGCGGTGTTCGCCGGTCAGCTTGTCCGGATGAATGATGTGTTCCGCCCGAGCGGTCCTGGCGTGCCGCGCACCGGGGCCGTGACAGGATTCGCAGGATATGCGGATATCGGCGATAAACAGATCCTTGAGGTGGTCACGTTCCCCCTCTTTGAATTCTTCCTTGGCATCGTTCCAGGCTTTAGGGTCAAAACCCGTGGTGTGGCAGCCTATGCAGCGCTCCTGCCACGAGCGGTGTTCGCTGTAATTGTTGGGGCTGGCACGCAAAACCTCCCGATCGAGTTGCACTTCGATAAACAGAAAGTTATAGCCGGCGCGGTCTTTATTGCCCGGGAAGGTGAAAAGTTTCGGCGTTCCGCTACTCGGATCACCCGGTTTATAGAGCACTTCACCAGCTAGCAGGGGCAGATTCCCATTGCCTCCCCCCGCAGCCCAAGTTTCTTCGGTCATTATTTCATAGCGGATCCCGCCGTTGCGGGTATAGGCCAGATAAGCACTTTCTACCTCGCTGCCGTCGTAATAAACGGCATAACGCTGCTTGCGGGTGGCGCCGACGACGATGGCCACGTCCTCCTCAAGGTCAAAGGTGTCTGCGGTAAGGATAAGATCATTATTTCTAAAAGCTAAAAGGCCGCCGAGCTCGTCACGATTGGCATCGCGAAAGGAATTCTCGGCGGTACTCGACCCCACCTGGTCCAGGATCATGTGTGCCAACAATTTGTCCCAATTTTCGATCGTCCAGGGGTTGACGTTTTTAAGGCCGGCATTCTGGCCCTCGAAAGCCGGGCCATAGGTGGCTTTCAGGGTGTGCCAACTATCTTTCCATTCCGAATGAATATCCAAATGGCAAAGCACGCATGAATCTGGACCGGCAAAGACGCCGGACAATTCCACCTGATCCGTAGGGACAGGCAGATCTCCCGAATCGGATCCGCAACCGGCGAGCATCAGTGGACCCGCAAGCAGCAGAGACATAATCAAAAACAAGCTTCTTTTCTTCATTGGTTCTAACCTCCTTGGTTGTTGATCCCTTGACTCCCTTTGGTGCTTCCCCTTTTCCAGGTTTTTCCCGTATTCCCTATTTTTTTACATAGTGCTTTACGGGCCTGAAAGTACACCTCGGCTTCCCTCTTACAGGTGACATTGGTTGCAGGTTTTGGCGTTGCTTGCGTTCTTTAGCCTCCCCGCTCTATCCCTCCATCCCTTGCCATGGGGATTAATGCCACCCATGCCGTGGCAGTTGAGGCAGACATCGCCGCCGGGGTGGCAAGATTGGCAGGTTGCCAAACTGCGCCGTGCTTCGCGGGCATGCCCGAGCGACCATTCGTGAAAACTCGGAGCAACGGTATCGGTGGTATGGCATTGGTCACAATTTCCGGCCGGTGCTCCCGCATGGAAGTTACTACCATCACGAAACGCGAAGGTGCGCGCATGGGAAGGCCCGCTCGCGCGACCGGTGCGGCCGCGGAAATCGGCGTGGCAGTCCATGCAGAAGCTCGACTCGTGGCAACTCGCGCAGAGTTGCTGGTTGGTGCGCGCGGCGATGGGATGGGTGATGTGGAAGTCGCTGCTGTGCACGTTGATCATGGCGTTGCCGAAATCGCCCTGCTCATCGGCGAAGCCGGCTTTGTGGCAATCGAGGCAGAAGCTCTGCTGGTGGCAGGCCGCGCAGTCCATGGCGCCGCTTTTGGCTTCGCTGCGGTGGTTGAGTGCCCACACCGGACCATGGGTCTTGATGGCGCCCAGGGTGGTCATCTCGCCGTACTCGGGATCGTGGCAATCCAGACACACGGCCTTGTCGGGAATGATGCTCGGGGCATCGGGCAGATGGCAGGCATCGCAGGAGATGCCCGGGAAGTAATCCTCGAGATGGGCGCGGTGGTCGAAACGCATGCCCCAGACCAGGCTTGCGCTCACCAGCAGCAGCACGAGGCTCAAGAGTACTTTACGCGTCATATCCAAAACTCCTTGCCGTTAAAAGAGAACGTTGAGGCGGATGCGACCGCGGTTGTAGTAATCCCACAGATCGCTCTCGATCCGCTCCACCTTGGCCTGCAGGTTGACCGCGCGGGTGATGAACACCGTGCCGTCGACCCAGAAGCGCTTGGCGGTGGTTTCGTCCTTGCCGGAGTCGATGTCGAAGAAGTTGATCTGGCGATCAAAGACATCGACCTCAAGCCCCGCGCCGGCGAGCACGCGCTGGTTGAACAGATACGAGCCGCGCGCCTTGAAGCCGCGCAGATCCTGCCCGTCGCTGTCGCTGCGGTAAACCCCGGAGAGATAACCGGCCCAGCGCGCGGTGCGCAGCTTCTCGATACCGGCCTCAAAGACGTTGGCGTTGGAGAATTCAGGATAGATCTCGTGGGTGTAGCGGCCAAAGGCGCGCCAGCCCGGAACGATGGTGTAGTTGAGTTCGGCGAGGATTTCCTCGTACTCGTCCACCGCGAACACCGAGAAGATGGAGGTGGCAGAGAACACCGGCAGGGAGTAGAGATACTCAAGGCGCGCGTTCCAGCGGGGATTCTGATAGTACTTGGCGCCGAGCAGGAAGTAGCTCACGCGATCGGAGAGATAATCGTACTGGGTTTCGCTGTAGAGATGCAGGGCTTCGAACAGGTCGAGTTCGGCGTTGAGGCCGAAGAGTTCCTGGCCGAGATTGCCGCCGTCCCACTTGGAGACGTAGGAGAGGCCCAGGTGCAGGCTCTTGTCGAAGAAGGCGCCGGCGATCTCGCCGCCGACGATGGCGTCCTTGGCGTTGTAGCCCTCGTAGTAGGTCACGTCGCCACCGCCGAACACACTCAGGCGGTAGTTGTCGAGAAAGCCGTAGTCGAGACGCAGACCGTCCATGAGCGAGGCGCCCGCGGTGGTGGTGATGAACTGGCGGCCCAGCCGCGCGTCCAGGGTGTCGAGAAACAGACCCTGTTTTTCCACATAGGCGAAGTACAGCCGGCTTTTCGCCGAGGCGTTGCGCTCGCCGGCCAGATCGTCGCCGAGGCGTCCGTACATGCGAAAGTCATAGCCCTGGTCGGCGATGTCGAGGACGTTGAGTTGCAGATACTGAAAGACCGGAACGATGGTGTGCTCGTTGGCGCTGTCGAACCATTCGACAACCGTGCTGGTGCGGCCGGATACCTTGGCCCCCAGGGCGTCGCCGACCGGCCACAGGGCCAGGGTGGCCAATGCCAGAGCGCATGTGAGCCCTTGCCAAATTTTCATGGTGTCTCCTTCCCTCTCGTGCAAATGGGGTAAACGCCTAGCTGATTCCACGGGTTGAGCGTTGCGCCGCCGGGCGTTCAACCGCCAGGCTTTTCAAGCCGAACCACCTTCAGCTCGGCGAAGTGACTCCCTTCGTCGGTGGCAGAAACGGAGAGTCACTTAACCCAGGATTTATTAATTGACATTTTAGAGAGGAGGCTAATCTGAATTCCAGATAAATAGGACTGACAAATGAGATTGGTTTTGTGAAAAAAAGTTCACATCATGAAAAAAGGAGGGGGAACGGTGGGGATTGGAGGGCTAGGAACCAAGGCGGCGCATGAGAAACTGCACGCATTCCAGAACCTGGCGGCCGCGCGCGGTGAGTTGATAGAGCTTCTGATCCTGATCGATGAAACCGGCCTCGCGCAGGACCTTGAGGTGGAAATTGACCTTGGTGTGATCGGAGATGTCCAGGTGCCGGCAGATCTCCATGAACCGCAGGGGCCCGCAGGCTCGGAGGCCGAATAAAATCTGCCGCCGCAGGGCATTGGCCAGGCAGTTCAAGGCAGTTTCGGTGTCCGCGGCGGCGCCACATTCCTCGAACCTGGCTTCCTCGAGAACGCGCTTGACCGCGGCGAGCAACTCCTCACCCCGAAAGGGCTTGACCAGATAATCACTGGCCCCCTGGCGCATGGCGTCCACGGCGTTTTCCGTGGTGGAAAAGGCGGTGATCATGATGACCCTGGTTCCCGGCGCCAGCTCGCGAATGCGCGACAGGGCCTCCATGCCGTTCATGCCCGGCATGACCAGATCGAGAAGTACTACAGCGAAGGGTTCATCGGCCAGAAGCGTCAAAGCCTGCTCGGCGCGCCCCCGCCCAGCAACGGCGAAGCCCGCGCCTTGCAGAATTTCCATCATGCTTTCACGCAAATCCTGGTCGTCATCCACTACCAAAATTTTTTCCACCTTCATCTCCTTGTCGGTGCAGGGGAAAATAAAGCCTCACCTCGGTGCCGGCCGCCGTGCTGGACAATTCCATACGACCGCCGTGCAGTTCCATGATGCCGTAGCAGATGGAAAGCCCCAGACCGGTGCCCCGGCCGACCTCCTTGGTGGTGAAAAACGGCACCATGACGCGCCCAAGGTTTTCCGCCGAAATGCCCTCGCCTTGGTCGGCAATCTTAACAACCACCTCATTATGCACCACTAAACTCTCTATGACAATGGCGGCGCCGGGCGTCGAGGCGTCCATGGCGTTGATGTAGAGGTTGAGAAAAACCTCCTCGATCTTCCAGGGAACGCCCCACACCGCGGGCAGGACGGCTTTCTTGATACGAAAATCGAATTCCAGGCGCCGGGAACCGATCAAGGTCAGGCTTGAGTCGATCAGCTCATTGATGTCGACTTGTTCGAACTGATCTTCCTTCTCGCGGGAAAAACTCAGCAATTCACGGGCGATATGAGAGGCGCGCTCGATGTTGCGCTCGATGAAGGTAAACCGTTTGTGCAGCTTGGGCGAAGCATCGTTATTCAACACCTCGCCCTTGAGCATCTCCACGTTGAGGGCGATATTGCTCAAGGGATTGTTGATCTCGTGAACGATGCCCGCGGCCAGCCTGCCGATGGCATTGAGTTTTTCCGTCTGGGCGAGACGATTCAGGCGCTCCTCCAGCAGGGTGTTTTGCTCAAGGTCGAAAACATGCAGGGCCGACATGAGAAAGTGCAGGATGACAAAGGCGGATATACCGCGCAGCAGCTCGACGGGAATGGCCGGCGGAAAAAGAACCGTACCCGAGGGGATCAGGCCGGTCAGGACGGCGTAAGCGATGAGAGCCAGACCGGCACCGCGAAAGCCCCGGGCGGCGCGGGCACTGGTCGAAGCCGTGGAGCGGGCAAAAGCAAACAGCCCCACCCCTGCCGCGACGGCGGCGGGGAACCCGATCAGATTGCGGCCGCGCAGGTCGCTGTAGTGAAAGAACTCGGCAAGGGAACCTACATCGTGCAGCCCCAGGGAAACCAGTGCACCCGCCAACAACACCAGGGGCGTGGCGATCAGCGCTGAGCGCCGGCGCGGATAAATCGACGCCAGCAGGCTCAGACCGAAAGCCATCAGAAACAGATAGGAGACGAGCTTCACCGTCAGCTTGAGGCCAGTAAAGAAAACCAGGGCGGGCTTGGAAAGCTCGGTCGCCTCCAGAATGACAAACAATTCAAGCCATTCGTTGCC
Proteins encoded in this region:
- a CDS encoding cytochrome c3 family protein, producing the protein MTRKVLLSLVLLLVSASLVWGMRFDHRAHLEDYFPGISCDACHLPDAPSIIPDKAVCLDCHDPEYGEMTTLGAIKTHGPVWALNHRSEAKSGAMDCAACHQQSFCLDCHKAGFADEQGDFGNAMINVHSSDFHITHPIAARTNQQLCASCHESSFCMDCHADFRGRTGRASGPSHARTFAFRDGSNFHAGAPAGNCDQCHTTDTVAPSFHEWSLGHAREARRSLATCQSCHPGGDVCLNCHGMGGINPHGKGWRDRAGRLKNASNAKTCNQCHL
- a CDS encoding LPS-assembly protein LptD — encoded protein: MKIWQGLTCALALATLALWPVGDALGAKVSGRTSTVVEWFDSANEHTIVPVFQYLQLNVLDIADQGYDFRMYGRLGDDLAGERNASAKSRLYFAYVEKQGLFLDTLDARLGRQFITTTAGASLMDGLRLDYGFLDNYRLSVFGGGDVTYYEGYNAKDAIVGGEIAGAFFDKSLHLGLSYVSKWDGGNLGQELFGLNAELDLFEALHLYSETQYDYLSDRVSYFLLGAKYYQNPRWNARLEYLYSLPVFSATSIFSVFAVDEYEEILAELNYTIVPGWRAFGRYTHEIYPEFSNANVFEAGIEKLRTARWAGYLSGVYRSDSDGQDLRGFKARGSYLFNQRVLAGAGLEVDVFDRQINFFDIDSGKDETTAKRFWVDGTVFITRAVNLQAKVERIESDLWDYYNRGRIRLNVLF
- a CDS encoding outer membrane protein codes for the protein MPARVLRLTLLLLVLTAVPLHAAEEGFYLSAWGGGTLLDEAKVRGQQGSFNVDFDGGTAFGAALGYDFADRYPQIGQGRMELEWSYRSNSLKDARFTDSRLVADGDITVWSLMVNSFAEFHGTRPWLPYIGLGGGYARLSVDNARLAGDPLGDDSDDVFAYQFGGGLGYQINNQLTLDLGYRYFATLDATLRLADQSSVDWNYRAHTLLLGLRLTFR
- the pap gene encoding polyphosphate:AMP phosphotransferase, coding for MFQSAELGHRLEKKAYEEQVPRLREALLEAQMELGDKAQFPVILVLAGVEGAGKGETLKILNEWMDPRFIAGHALGPPSDEERERPPMWRYWRRLPPKGRIGIFLGSWYTQPILARTYERCGHAELDQAMDRILRFERMLADEGALILKVWLHLSQQAQRERFTELESKKATRWRVTPEDWRQHEHYDALRRAAEHALRQTSTADAPWLVVEGADPRYRHLAVGQALLAALQQRLAAAPPAHSRQPAPPALPAINGLTLVQSLDLSKQLAKKDYDQQLEKYQGRLNLLLRKRAFAKKSLILVFEGFDAAGKGGAIRRVTAALDARRYRILPIAAPSDEERAQPYLWRFWRHLPRHGRVAIFDRSWYGRVLVERVEGYCEVADWMRAYGEINDFEEQLVRNGAMVAKFFLVIDKDEQLKRFKAREQTNFKRFKITEEDWRNREKWDDYEQAVCDMVERTSSEIAPWTLIEANDKRFARVKVLKTLCKLLEEKL
- a CDS encoding cytochrome c family protein, with amino-acid sequence MKKRSLFLIMSLLLAGPLMLAGCGSDSGDLPVPTDQVELSGVFAGPDSCVLCHLDIHSEWKDSWHTLKATYGPAFEGQNAGLKNVNPWTIENWDKLLAHMILDQVGSSTAENSFRDANRDELGGLLAFRNNDLILTADTFDLEEDVAIVVGATRKQRYAVYYDGSEVESAYLAYTRNGGIRYEIMTEETWAAGGGNGNLPLLAGEVLYKPGDPSSGTPKLFTFPGNKDRAGYNFLFIEVQLDREVLRASPNNYSEHRSWQERCIGCHTTGFDPKAWNDAKEEFKEGERDHLKDLFIADIRISCESCHGPGARHARTARAEHIIHPDKLTGEHRKMVCEQCHTRTNGNTMFGGGANDNRGFVLGEHVYTDVMDYVRPAWGEGSRAVSADGKGRRDHQQDMDIRLSEYIHLEIEGKQQSFHGGQACFDCHNAHGVGSRGSLANTNLLRTTTEVFNGTLRLKDTRQNMCANCHGGTTAILDIFNGAAGWPAYGNDWDDNPSFFGGNGGRSARKSHVFSSVFYVDNGEIKRRSLGLEPEDYIWAVKDGVYNAIWPWEVKLYTEEPIAERYQGYEIVYGPKP
- a CDS encoding Ig-like domain-containing protein, with product MRRFAAALLLILSSWFFGGCGESDDPTAPNTFTPLTAIEISAPLTRLAQGTSTPLRATGNFSGRFNRDITADVLWSSDNPEVAEVSNQSPTRGRVTALTPGSVLIRAELDGISETIEISVTDDPITGLVIEPDQVEVPQGLSRQLKAVGSFAGGDQDLTFDVVWSSQNSAVAEVSNALDAKGLLRGIAPGDTQVSAAFDGTEATLAVTVTEAQLQSLRIAPTDPTLANLVIFDFEAIGTFSSGEELDLTNDAQWSSGNTATARVGNTQPDKGRVTTLVPGTTTITARLSDLTAVNNLNVVGSPAVGLSLTPSQPILALDTSLQMEARALLQTGGTREVSELVTWTSSSPNVATISNAPGQRGLIRAQSAGEAQILAVLGEFEVDVRLVVSATNFSALEIVPLEALALPLGTSHMFSVRGVFPNGTRQDITRDATWSSSAPNIAEVRNEEPEKGRVQGMAVGDTQIQVVFGNLNQQRSLRVENLHLEDLNLSPTNRRLTAGQTLQFTATGRFSDGLNRDLTRDATWSSSQSDIAAISNERAFQGLALGLRLGQTLIRARFNDVEIETPLLVDTAP
- a CDS encoding chloride channel protein produces the protein MSPSFSSLSKTLSGWLRQAITAWQRRFRISENTFMLVMAVIIGLLSGLCNYAFRMTIEFFEWAVLERGFLLLGASHDEWSWGRLLVFVFPVIGGLLLIPFGIFFAKDMRYGFARFLEHVNLRGAKIPLRTIFTRGAASAITIGTGGSAGQEGPIAQIGGAVGSQFGQAFRVSGDHLKVLVACGVSGGVAATFNAPIAGVFFAAEIVLLSSFQLSSFTYIVVASGMSTVVSRALLGNIPAFAVPLYSLGSHWELLFYVALGMIVGVLAAGFIELHGRVKDAFDRLRMHRLAKPVFGGLLVGLLGIGFPQVFGNGYHFMERVLHGDGVWYLLAALVLMKALATSITLGSGLPGGLFAPALYIGAVTGGAFGKLVQMFFPALNVSPGAFALVGMGAFLSAATHAPMTAIFLLFEMTASYEVIIPIMLSCVIGTSIARRFKKDSLDTLELSRAGIDLEAGKERNIMKSLKVGEVMVRDPEVLPESMTLGQFADFISGTRHTNFPLVDAEGRLAGIISVQDFLGVVFEKDLMDLVVIKELATLDVITVTEEENLDDAMRKIGHRNIEQLPVVAGEGSRRLVGIISRRDMVSAYNRALMTRSLEDKSEG
- a CDS encoding response regulator → MEKILVVDDDQDLRESMMEILQGAGFAVAGRGRAEQALTLLADEPFAVVLLDLVMPGMNGMEALSRIRELAPGTRVIMITAFSTTENAVDAMRQGASDYLVKPFRGEELLAAVKRVLEEARFEECGAAADTETALNCLANALRRQILFGLRACGPLRFMEICRHLDISDHTKVNFHLKVLREAGFIDQDQKLYQLTARGRQVLECVQFLMRRLGS